The following proteins are co-located in the Tetrapisispora phaffii CBS 4417 chromosome 4, complete genome genome:
- the MCM4 gene encoding MCM DNA helicase complex subunit MCM4 (similar to Saccharomyces cerevisiae CDC54 (YPR019W); ancestral locus Anc_8.122), whose protein sequence is MSNPPSVPDGNQNTPNGNRRRNEQSSPIANGSDTPPQSSPALFYNSSSSQRDSDTFGRDSGHRPNRAVGAGIGSSPFNYPSSSQNSNQQGSDSFGTQRRTTGNVLSSQNTPGYPYMDHRSDASLNPASSLGGSGHRVMMRRNDIHASDLSSPRRIVDFDSHSNSITSSSSSRISSEANEPLRIIWGTNVSIQECATNFRNFLMSFQYKFRKVLDGQDSFINTTTDEELYFVKQLNEMRELGTSNLNLDVRNLLAFKQTEELYYQLLNYPQEVISIMDQTIKDCMVSLVVDANLDYNLDEIESKFYKVRPYNIGTQKGMRELNPNDIDKLVSLKGLILRATPVIPDMKVAFFKCNVCDHTMAVEIDRGVIQEPARCERIDCNEANSLSLIHNRCSFADKQVIKLQETPDLVPDGQTPHSISLCVYDELVDSCRAGDRIEVSGTFRSVPVRVNQRQRALKSLYKTYIDVVHIKKVSDKRMGVDTSTIEQELLQNKIDNNEVQEVRPVSDEDIRKIKELSEQDDIYEILSRSIAPSIYELEDVKKGILLQLFGGANKTFTKGGRYRGDINILLCGDPSTSKSQILQYVHKIAPRGVYTSGKGSSAVGLTAYITRDVDTKQLVLESGALVLSDGGVCCIDEFDKMSDATRSVLHEVMEQQTISIAKAGIITTLNARTSVLASANPIGSRYNPNLPVTENIDLPPPLLSRFDLVYLVLDKVDEGTDRQLAKHLTSLYLEDRPENVSKGNILPVELLTTYINYAKQHIHPVISEEAKSELVRSYVNMRKLGDDSRSDEKRITATTRQLESMIRLAEAHAKMRLSETVTLDDVQEAVRLIKSAIKDYATDPKTGKIDMNLVQTGKSVIQRKLQEDLGREIINILTENPSDSMTFNNLIKQLNEQSQDRVDSSDISEALSRLQQEDKLIILGEGVRRSIRLNHRV, encoded by the coding sequence ATGTCTAACCCTCCTAGTGTACCAGATGGCAATCAAAACACCCCAAACGGTAATCGTAGAAGAAATGAACAGTCGTCACCAATAGCAAATGGTTCAGATACGCCACCTCAATCTTCACCTGCTCTTTTTTACAATTCCTCATCATCGCAGAGAGATTCTGATACTTTTGGAAGAGATAGTGGTCACAGACCCAATCGTGCTGTAGGAGCAGGAATCGGTTCTTCTCCGTTCAATTATCCATCTTCTTCACAGAACAGTAACCAACAAGGATCTGATAGTTTTGGAACTCAAAGAAGAACAACTGGTAACGTACTGTCCTCTCAAAATACGCCAGGTTATCCTTATATGGACCATAGAAGTGATGCTTCATTAAATCCTGCATCATCGTTGGGTGGCAGTGGTCATCGTGTGATGATGAGAAGAAACGATATTCATGCTTCTGATTTATCTTCTCCAAGAAGAATTGTAGATTTTGATTCCCATTCAAATAGTATTACATCCTCTTCCTCTTCTAGAATATCTTCTGAGGCAAACGAACCTTTAAGAATTATTTGGGGTACAAATGTTAGTATTCAAGAATGTGCTACGAATTTTAGAAATTTCTTAATgtcttttcaatataaattCCGTAAAGTTTTAGATGGCCAAGATTCATTCATTAACACAACTAcagatgaagaattatattttgttaagcaattaaatgaaatgcGAGAATTAGGGACgtcaaatttaaatcttgATGTTAGAAATTTATTAGCTTTTAAACAAACTGAAGAATTATACTATCAACTATTAAACTATCCTCAGGAAGTCATTTCTATCATGGATCAAACCATAAAGGACTGTATGGTATCATTAGTTGTCGATGCTAACTTGGATTATAATTTGGATGAGATTGAATCTAAATTTTACAAAGTTAGACCATATAATATCGGTACTCAAAAAGGTATGCGTGAACTAAATCCAAAcgatattgataaattagtAAGTTTAAAAGGTTTAATCTTAAGGGCCACTCCTGTAATTCCGGACATGAAAGTTgcatttttcaaatgtaATGTCTGTGATCATACAATGGCAGTAGAAATTGACAGAGGTGTCATCCAAGAACCTGCTAGGTGTGAGCGTATAGATTGTAATGAAGCCAATTCATTGTCATTAATTCATAACAGATGCTCCTTTGCCGATAAGCAAGTCATTAAATTACAAGAAACCCCAGACTTAGTTCCAGATGGTCAGACTCCACATTCTATTTCCTTGTGTGTCTATGATGAATTAGTCGATTCCTGTCGTGCAGGTGATAGAATCGAAGTAAGTGGTACATTTAGATCAGTCCCAGTTAGAGTTAACCAAAGACAAAGAGCTTTGAAATCTTTATACAAAACTTACATCGATGTTGTGCATATTAAAAAAGTTTCTGATAAAAGAATGGGTGTAGATACATCTACAATTGAAcaagaattattacaaaataaaatagataataatgaagttCAAGAAGTCAGACCAGTTTCTGACGAAgatattagaaaaattaaagaactTTCTGAACAAGATGATATTTACGAAATTCTATCTCGCTCAATTGCTCCAAGTATTTATGAATTAGAAGATGTTAAAAAGGGtattttattacaattatttgGCGGTGCTAACAAAACTTTCACAAAAGGTGGTCGTTATAGAGGtgatattaatattcttttatgTGGTGATCCATCTACCTCAAAATCACAGATATTGCAGTATGTTCATAAGATTGCTCCTCGTGGTGTTTACACATCTGGTAAAGGTTCTTCTGCCGTTGGTTTAACAGCATATATTACAAGAGATGTTGACACTAAACAGTTAGTTTTAGAAAGTGGTGCTTTAGTCCTTTCTGATGGTGGTGTTTGCTGTATTGATGAATTCGACAAGATGAGTGACGCCACCAGATCTGTGTTGCATGAAGTTATGGAACAACAGACTATATCTATTGCAAAAGCTGGCATCATTACTACATTAAATGCAAGAACATCTGTTCTGGCAAGTGCTAATCCAATAGGTTCCCGTTATAATCCAAATCTACCAGTTACAGAAAATATAGACTTACCACCCCCATTATTATCAAGATTTGATTTGGTCTACTTGGTCTTAGATAAGGTCGATGAAGGTACTGATAGACAGTTAGCAAAACATTTAACGAGTTTATATTTGGAAGATAGACCTGAAAATGTATCAAAGGGCAATATATTACCTGTCGAACTTTTAACAACATATATCAATTATGCTAAGCAACACATCCATCCTGTGATTTCTGAAGAAGCTAAATCTGAACTAGTAAGATCTTATGTCAACATGAGAAAATTAGGTGACGACTCTAGATCGGATGAGAAACGTATCACTGCCACCACAAGACAATTGGAGAGTATGATTCGTTTAGCGGAAGCACACGCTAAGATGAGATTATCTGAGACGGTTACTTTAGATGACGTCCAAGAAGCCGTCAGATTAATTAAAAGTGCCATTAAGGATTATGCAACGGATCCAAAGACCGGTAAGATTGATATGAATTTGGTCCAAACTGGTAAGTCTGTCATCCAAAGAAAGCTACAAGAAGATTTAGGAAGagaaatcattaatattctTACTGAAAACCCATCTGACTCGATGACCTTCAATAATCTGATCAAACAATTGAACGAACAATCTCAAGACAGAGTAGATTCAAGTGATATCTCAGAAGCATTATCAAGACTACAACAAGAAGATAAGCTTATCATTCTAGGTGAAGGTGTCAGAAGGTCAATCCGTTTGAATCACAGAGTATGA
- the ATP20 gene encoding F1F0 ATP synthase subunit g (similar to Saccharomyces cerevisiae ATP20 (YPR020W); ancestral locus Anc_8.123) — protein MLGRLQSVSASLATKTNIWTAKTIYYGKVAAELSKQVYLKEGLQPPTVAQFKQVYCDLYKRALQLSKNPNSIFSYSQCLTKNNIVKFGAIGVQIAGFYTAGEAIGRRKLVGYKNYSTNVEHKH, from the coding sequence atgctCGGTAGACTACAATCAGTTTCAGCAAGTCTGGCTACTAAAACTAATATTTGGACTGCTAAGACCATATACTATGGCAAAGTTGCCGCCGAATTGAGTAAACAAGTATATTTGAAGGAAGGTTTGCAACCTCCAACGGTTGCCCAATTTAAGCAAGTATACTGTGATCTATACAAGAGGGCTTTACAGTTATCTAAAAATCCAAATTCTATCTTTAGCTACTCGCAATGCCTAACTAAGAATAATATAGTTAAATTTGGTGCCATTGGTGTACAAATAGCTGGCTTTTACACTGCTGGTGAAGCTATCGGTAGACGTAAACTAGTTGGTTACAAAAACTACTCAACTAATGTCGAGCATAAACATTag
- the ROK1 gene encoding RNA-dependent ATPase ROK1 (similar to Saccharomyces cerevisiae ROK1 (YGL171W); ancestral locus Anc_8.124) yields the protein MDIFRVLTRGANVNKKATKKNGVSVDYSMVKNEQTMDKSREEHTINRELDFFRNKRIINKVEKEKLENSKDADEDEKKVVTETELNFDETLKITTKEEALALRKSYKGNITGSDVPLPIGSFEDLISRFSFDKRLLRNLLENHFTEPTPVQSECIPLALHTRDMLACAPTGSGKTLAFLIPLLQQVIEQKEEIGLKGLIISPTKELADQIFLECTKLANRLYLDKKRPLQIALLSKSLSSKLKNKVISDKKYDIIISTPLRLIDVVKNEALDLSTVKHLIFDEADKLFDKTFVEQTDDILNSCSDPSLRKAMFSATIPSNVEEIAQTIMMDPIRVIIGHKEAANANIEQKLIFCGNEEGKLIAIKQLVQQGEFRPPVIIFLESITRAKALYHELMYDNLNVDVIHAERTPIQRNKIIEKFKTGELWCLITTDVLARGIDFKGVNLVINYDVPRTAQAYVHRIGRTGRGNRSGKAVTFYTKEDSIAVKPIVNVMKQSGAEVSAWMEKIAKISKKEKQLIKNGQAHKERKQISTVPKIEKQKKKRKFEMIEASKKRKLMENSETSKIEPTEE from the coding sequence ATGGATATTTTTAGAGTTTTAACAAGAGGTGCAAATGTTAATAAGAAAGCAACTAAGAAAAATGGTGTTTCTGTTGATTACAGTATGGTGAAGAATGAGCAAACTATGGATAAAAGTAGAGAAGAGCATACGATCAATAGAGAGCTTGATTTTTTCCGTAATAAGAGAATCATTAATAAAGTCGAGAAGGAAAAGCTGGAAAACTCTAAGGATGCAGATGAAGATGAGAAGAAGGTTGTAACTGAGACTGAATTGAACTTTGATGAAACTTTGAAAATCACAACCAAAGAGGAAGCGCTTGCTTTACGTAAGTCGTATAAAGGTAATATTACAGGTTCAGACGTACCACTTCCAATTGGTTCCTTTGAAGATTTAATCTCTCgtttttcatttgataaACGTTTATTAAGAAATCTATTAGAGAATCATTTTACTGAACCAACTCCTGTTCAATCAGAATGTATTCCATTGGCTTTACATACTCGTGATATGTTAGCCTGTGCTCCAACTGGTTCTGGTAAAACACTGGCATTTTTAATCCCCTTGCTACAACAAGTAATAGAAcagaaagaagaaattggtTTGAAAGGTTTGATAATATCACCAACTAAAGAACTGGCggatcaaatatttttagaGTGTACCAAGTTGGCAAACAGGTTATATTTGGATAAAAAAAGACCATTACAAATTGCATTATTATCCAAATCACTAAGTTCTAAACTTAAGAATAAAGTTATAAGtgataaaaaatatgatataataatatcgaCTCCATTGAGACTAATCGATGTGGTTAAAAATGAAGCGTTAGATTTATCAACTGTTAAGCATCTTATTTTTGATGAAGCTGATAAACTATTTGATAAAACTTTTGTTGAACAAACTGATGacattttaaattcttgTAGTGATCCAAGTTTACGTAAAGCCATGTTTTCTGCTACAATTCCATCAAATGTCGAAGAAATTGCTCAAACTATTATGATGGATCCTATTAGAGTTATTATTGGTCATAAGGAAGCTGCTAATGCTAACATtgaacaaaaattaatattttgcGGTAACGAAGAAGGTAAACTAATAGCCATCAAACAATTAGTCCAACAGGGTGAATTTAGACCTCCGGTCATTATCTTTTTAGAATCTATTACGAGAGCAAAAGCTTTATATCACGAACTGATGTATGATAACTTGAATGTCGATGTTATTCACGCTGAAAGAACACCGATCCAgagaaataaaatcattgaaaaatttaagaCTGGTGAGTTATGGTGTCTAATTACCACGGACGTTTTAGCCCGTGGTATTGATTTCAAAGGTGTCAATCTAGTTATCAACTACGATGTTCCAAGAACTGCACAAGCTTACGTTCATAGAATTGGTAGAACTGGTAGAGGTAATCGTTCAGGTAAAGCAGTTACTTTTTACACAAAGGAAGATTCCATTGCAGTCAAACCAATAGTTAACGTTATGAAGCAAAGTGGGGCGGAAGTTTCAGCCTGGATGGAGAAGATTGCTAAGATCTCTAAAAAGgaaaaacaattaatcaAGAATGGTCAAGCACATAAAGAACGAAAACAAATTAGTACTGTTCCAAAGATAgagaaacaaaagaaaaagcGTAAGTTTGAAATGATTGAAGCCtctaaaaaaagaaaacttaTGGAGAACTCAGAAACTTCCAAGATTGAACCTACTGAGGAGTGA
- the NUP49 gene encoding FG-nucleoporin NUP49 (similar to Saccharomyces cerevisiae NUP49 (YGL172W); ancestral locus Anc_8.125) has product MFNFNKSNSTGSATGGLFGQQNANQAPGAATGGLFGQQNTNQAPGSTTGGLFGQQNTNQAAGSTTGGLFGQQHANQTPGAATGGLFGQQNANQAPGAATGGLFGAKPAGSTPSGGLFGGNSGSTVAGGGLFGAKPAAGTTTGNLFGQQNNNQAPGAATGGLFSSKPASGGLFGSNTSTAAPTTGGLFGSKPASGGLFGNSMNTGTTASGGLFGNTSSQAPATSGGLFGSKPAFGGLNTQQSTAPFGGANNSLFGNTASNNIMSGGLFGGQQQQQQQQSSFYAISQLAITPMTKISDLPPQLRQEIENLDQYIQRQVQISQHLKADADAHLELITSVPRDLKFLTKTQSMTKQLLSEDLRKIASIKEATNQNVIFTQQFAVLFQQMLTPDSKISSIELEKFFQQKMHTFETKLDDYVRVLNDIESTISGLNNDLFGTNGSAHSGISSSDINGIYVMKSGLNSLVSTVTEEFKLFMDTAERVAELHQRIKELTVTN; this is encoded by the coding sequence atgtttaattttaataaatcaaatagcACTGGCTCTGCCACTGGTGGGCTATTTGGACAACAGAACGCTAATCAAGCTCCAGGAGCTGCAACCGGAGGTCTATTTGGACAACAAAATACTAATCAGGCACCAGGTTCGACTACTGGCGGTCTATTTGGACAACAGAATACTAATCAAGCAGCAGGTTCGACTACTGGCGGTCTCTTTGGACAACAACACGCTAATCAAACCCCAGGTGCCGCAACCGGAGGACTATTTGGACAACAGAACGCTAATCAAGCTCCAGGAGCTGCAACCGGTGGCCTATTTGGTGCTAAGCCGGCAGGTAGCACTCCCAGCGGTGGATTATTTGGAGGCAATTCTGGTTCAACTGTAGCTGGTGGTGGTCTATTTGGTGCCAAACCTGCTGCTGGTACAACTACTGGCAATCTCTTCGGacaacaaaataataatcaagCACCAGGAGCTGCTACAGGTGGGTTATTCAGCTCTAAGCCAGCTTCTGGTGGCCTGTTTGGCAGTAATACATCTACTGCTGCTCCAACAACTGGTGGTCTCTTTGGCTCTAAACCAGCATCTGGGGGTCTGTTTGGCAATTCAATGAATACAGGAACTACAGCCTCCGGTGGCTTATTTGGGAACACTAGTTCCCAAGCACCAGCTACGTCGGGTGGTTTATTCGGTTCTAAGCCTGCATTTGGTGGTTTGAACACTCAGCAAAGTACTGCGCCATTTGGTGGAGCTAATAATAGTTTATTTGGTAATACAGCATCAAATAACATTATGTCGGGAGGTTTGTTTGGTGggcaacaacaacagcagcagcagcagtCGAGCTTTTATGCCATCTCGCAGCTAGCAATTACACCAATGACGAAAATTTCTGATCTACCACCTCAATTACGtcaagaaattgaaaaccTTGATCAATATATACAGAGACAAGTCCAAATATCACAACATTTAAAGGCGGATGCAGATGCTCATCTAGAGTTGATTACTTCTGTTCCAAGAGatctgaaatttttaacaaagACTCAATCTATGACTAAGCAATTATTATCTGAAGATCTACGAAAAATTGCGTCAATAAAAGAAGCTACAAATCAAAATGTAATTTTTACACAACAGTTTGCCGTGTTGTTTCAACAAATGTTGACACCTGATAGTAAGAtatcttcaattgaattggaaaaattcTTTCAACAAAAAATGCACACATTCGAAACAAAATTAGACGATTACGTGAGAGTTTtgaatgatattgaaagtACAATAAGTGGtttgaataatgatttGTTTGGTACTAATGGCTCTGCCCACTCGGGTATCAGCTCTTCCGATATTAATGGTATATATGTAATGAAGAGTGGATTGAACTCACTAGTCTCCACTGTCACAGAAGAGTTCAAACTATTCATGGATACAGCTGAAAGAGTTGCAGAATTGCATCAAAGAATCAAGGAACTTACAGTcacaaattaa
- the TPHA0D00960 gene encoding uncharacterized protein (similar to Saccharomyces cerevisiae KEM1 (YGL173C); ancestral locus Anc_8.126) produces the protein MGIPKFFRYISERWPMILQQVEPDKTPGFDYLYLDMNSIFHMATHSNDVSDDVGKGTTDEVIYSRIFTYIDHIFLMIKPTTIIYMAIDGVAPRAKMNQQRSRRIRTAMDAEKAIDAMKNAIGEENWDSSMEPFDKNSITPGTEFMAQLTINLKYFIHEKKTNDSNWRDVQVIFSGHEVPGEGEHKIMDYIRKLKSQRDYDPNSRHCIYGSDADLIILGLSTHIPHLAVLREEMIFGRKKDIRAGLEAQNFLLLHMSILREYLELEFEDLKTKLSFKYDFERIIDDFVLILFVIGNDFLPNLPDLHLNKGAFPVILETFKKALMSLDSYINFNGTINLERLGVWLDYLSHFEFMNFKQKVFTVQWFNEQLNKIPTINKNVNDQNDLQKKLNLINSMLHWVTKMDTEILSPSSFAINREQIKDIYHFFNKLSEGYGFEISKDQSENYIISKTQNANDVNYIKSSLTELLICYEDLIKDQNKTKSNVQDIYNEDKFKSWKQNYYKSKLEFSETSYGEDLRNLTANYVEGLQWVLDYYYKECPSWSWYYKYHYAPRISDLRDGLKQRIVFDQDEPFTPFQQLMAVLPSRSSKLIPSIFRPLMLDPSSPIIDFYPTTVKFDKNGKAADWEAVVLISFVDQDRLINAMKPFLNLLTPEEASRNAHGSNIMFFYDSKNNSTYQTSLKGAFKDIINDKCIELEFTIDVPEEVKYGFLKGTLEKSNMRPKFPSLYYLKFTNKLLNCGCLIFESPTQQSSMSINIPNRQMSEKALQKFILMNLGKVAFTSWPYLELSRVTSFITDEYEYTQIGRDDNDKKKGMGYISRKLTTKEKADFHKLKTSIIRKLQKTSAVILQSITVLVKVQCFERLEKNINGSFKKIFKNNFEYHPLQVVIFNGNTKLLKEFNYTQGPSLSFEEQFPKDTFIVCLGKENYGNYGQIVDNLNGKKLHIKCSHNISPDDYINLAKQLKLKSMDDVKYYPTHKVCKLLKISPLFLANITSRFVVIDAKDNAINIAIPMRFKNIDKKIMGYTYKNNNLWMYSEKAINLLLKFKKKFPALFQRLSNTKDRFIRIKNIFPDVSADDLITVLKDVKKWINEETVSFIKVSNSCHMLNDESVQCIEEYQKSRSNELIDTNKSDLITNAKFIKRPETFTNNLISQTFNLGDRILFVQSYGKVPFASKGTVIGLDTLNNRPLIRVICDSEITSATNYGGILQTQRIVTSDASDILNLSNKQFGWFQKKENTDRRDLKNKSTTSAADKERVSVRNIQNQHKKVQLQHKEISKNREVIEITNELTQADIPVPLYQSAISKPFEFKTFDS, from the coding sequence ATGGGGATTCCGAAGTTTTTTCGTTATATCTCTGAGAGATGGCCAATGATACTACAACAGGTGGAACCTGATAAAACTCCGGGGTTTGACTATCTGTATTTGGACATGAACTCTATATTTCATATGGCTACACATAGTAATGATGTCAGTGACGATGTGGGAAAAGGGACGACCGATGAGGTGATATATTCCAGAATCTTTACGTACATCGACCATATCTTCCTGATGATAAAACCAACCACAATAATATACATGGCGATTGACGGTGTTGCTCCCAGGGCTAAGATGAATCAGCAACGTTCTCGTAGAATTCGTACGGCTATGGATGCTGAGAAAGCTATTGATGCTATGAAGAATGCAATCGGTGAAGAAAATTGGGATTCTAGTATGGAACCCTTTGATAAGAACTCAATTACTCCAGGGACAGAGTTTATGGCCCAACTTACAATCAATTTAAAGTATTTTATTCACGAGAAAAAGACTAATGATTCCAATTGGAGAGATGTGCAGGTGATATTTTCTGGTCATGAAGTACCAGGTGAAGGTGAACATAAAATCATGGATTATATaaggaaattaaaatcCCAGCGTGATTACGACCCAAACTCAAGACACTGTATATATGGCTCTGATGCCGATCTGATTATTTTAGGTTTATCAACCCATATTCCACACTTGGCAGTTTTAAGAGAGGAGATGATATttggaagaaaaaaagacaTAAGAGCTGGTTTGGAAGCCCAAAACTTTTTGCTTTTACATATGTCAATATTGAGAGAATATCTTGAATtagaatttgaagatttaaaaactAAATTGAGTTTCAAGTatgattttgaaagaattattGACGATTTTGTCCtcatattatttgttatcGGTAACGACTTCTTACCAAATTTACCAGATTTACATCTAAATAAAGGTGCATTCCCCGTGATATTAGAAACCTTCAAAAAAGCACTGATGAGCCTTGACagttatattaattttaacggtacaataaatttagaaaGACTAGGAGTTTGGTTGGATTACTTATCACATTTTGAATTCATGAATTTTAAACAAAAAGTTTTTACTGTTCAATGGTTCAAtgaacaattgaataaaataccaactattaataaaaatgttaatgatCAAAATGATTTACAAAAGAAACTTAACCTGATAAATTCAATGTTACATTGGGTGACAAAAATGGATACCGAAATTCTGAGTCCTTCCTCATTTGCTATTAATAGAGAACAGATAAAAGAcatatatcatttttttaacaaacTATCTGAAGGATATGGTTTTGAAATTAGTAAGGATCAATcagaaaattatattatctcTAAGACTCAAAATGCTAATGAtgttaattatattaagaGTTCTTTAACGGAACTGCTAATTTGTTATGaagatttaataaaagatcagaataaaacaaaaagtAATGTCCAGGATATTTAcaatgaagataaatttaaaagttgGAAACAGAACTACTATAAATCTAAACTTGAGTTCTCAGAGACTTCTTATGGTGAAGATTTACGAAATTTAACTGCAAATTATGTCGAGGGGCTACAATGGGTTCTGGACTATTATTATAAGGAATGTCCTTCCTGGAGTTGGTATTACAAATACCATTATGCGCCCAGGATATCTGATTTAAGAGATGGTTTAAAACAAAGGATAGTCTTTGATCAGGATGAGCCATTTACGCCATTTCAACAATTAATGGCTGTTCTACCAAGTAGATCTAGTAAATTAATCCCATCTATTTTTAGACCTCTAATGTTGGATCCTAGTTCTCctattattgatttttatcCAACTACAGtcaaatttgataaaaatggGAAAGCTGCAGACTGGGAAGCCGTTGTTTTAATAAGTTTTGTTGACCAAGATAGATTAATTAATGCAATGAAGCCTTTCTTAAATCTATTAACTCCGGAGGAAGCATCGAGAAACGCTCATGGATCAAAcataatgtttttttatgaTTCAAAGAACAACAGCACTTACCAAACATCACTGAAAGGTGCATTCAAGgatataataaatgataaatGCATTGAGCTTGAATTTACAATCGATGTTCCAGAAGAAGTAAAATATGGTTTTTTGAAGGGAACTTTGGAGAAGTCAAACATGCGTCCCAAATTTCCATCCCTTTACTATTTAAAGTTTACCAATAAACTCCTTAATTGTGgttgtttaatatttgagaGCCCTACTCAACAATCATCCATGAGCATTAATATACCTAACAGACAAATGTCCGAAAAGGCtttacaaaaatttattttgatgaatCTAGGAAAGGTCGCTTTTACAAGTTGGCCATATTTAGAGTTGTCACGAGTAACTTCTTTTATTACAGATGAGTATGAGTATACCCAAATTGGAAgagatgataatgataaaaaaaaaggaaTGGGATATATTTCTAGAAAATTAACTACTAAAGAAAAAGCAGATTTTCATAAGTTAAAGACCTCTATTATCAGAAAGTTGCAAAAAACTTCTGCAGTAATATTGCAGTCAATAACAGTTTTGGTTAAAGTTCAATGCTTCGAAAGGTTagaaaaaaacataaatgGCTcctttaaaaaaatattcaaaaataattttgaatatcatCCACTGCAAgttgttatatttaatggAAATACCAAGTTactaaaagaatttaattataCGCAAGGCCCATCCTTGTCATTCGAAGAACAATTTCCAAAGGATACTTTTATCGTATGTTTgggaaaagaaaattatggTAACTATGGTCAAattgttgataatttaaatggtAAGAAATTACATATCAAGTGCAGTCATAATATTTCACCAGATGATTACATTAACTTGGCCaaacaattgaaattaaaatcaatggATGACGTTAAGTATTATCCTACTCACAAAGTCtgtaaattattaaaaatctCTCCATTGTTTTTAGCCAATATAACATCAAGATTTGTCGTCATAGATGCTAAAGATAACGCTATAAATATTGCTATTCCTATGagatttaaaaacattgacaaaaaaattatggGGTATACctacaaaaataataatttatgGATGTATTCCGAGAAAGCAATTAATCTTTTACTaaagtttaaaaaaaagtttCCTGCTTTATTCCAAAGGCTTTCCAATACCAAAGATAGATttataagaataaaaaatatatttccGGATGTTTCAGCAGATGATCTCATTACAGTATTAAAAGATGTAAAGAAGTGGATAAACGAAGAAACAGTATCATTTATAAAAGTCTCTAATTCATGCCATATGTTGAATGATGAATCAGTACAATGTATAGAAGAATACCAAAAAAGCAGATCCAATGAACTAATAGATACTAATAAATCTGATTTGATAACTAATgcaaaatttataaaaagaCCAGAAACCTTTACGAATAATCTAATTTCACAAACTTTCAATTTAGGTgatagaatattatttgtcCAGTCGTATGGTAAAGTTCCATTTGCAAGTAAAGGTACGGTTATCGGACTAGATACTCTTAATAATAGACCATTAATTCGTGTTATATGTGATAGTGAGATTACGTCTGCAACTAATTATGGGGGTATTCTCCAAACTCAGCGAATCGTAACTTCGGATGCATCTGATATCTTAAACCTatcaaataaacaatttgGATGGTTTCAAAAAAAGGAAAACACAGATAGAAGGGAtctcaaaaataaaagtacAACTTCAGCTGCAGATAAAGAGAGAGTATCAGTTAGGAACATACAAAATCAGCATAAAAAAGTTCAACTGCAGCACAAAGAGATCAGCAAAAACAGGGAAGTAATAGAAATCACAAATGAATTAACTCAAGCTGACATTCCAGTTCCTTTGTACCAAAGTGCTATATCCAAACCCtttgaattcaaaacaTTTGATAGCTAG